One window of Candidatus Poribacteria bacterium genomic DNA carries:
- a CDS encoding thiamine pyrophosphate-binding protein produces the protein MKGGDIIIECLKAQGVSAVFGMPGTQNIQIYDALLRRGTGTIDHYLVRHEYAATQMADGFARATGEVGVAITVPGPGASNASTGILEAFTDCAPVLLITGQSDSSLYSKHPSKMFHGLDQMRFFESITKYCAIAHTVAEIPVVIENAFKAMRSGRPGPTFLEFPMDVVTGEGEVRIPPRVERTELSPPDDASLRTAVETIRNAKMPLIFAGSAVFHSNARNELRLLAEKLNAPVIVTRNAKGVLSEDHPLALQICYGYLGREALERTDCLIGIGPRFTSIDTRNWSLELPQPFIQIDEDADEIGLEYPCDIGVVGDLKLTLQALIEDVAPGENGWDETLAHLRTAFDAQPPLPVIHEFQDVLPRDTIYAIDVHALGYASFGEFPIYDPRTFLYPNIGVALGHAYPAAIGAKVAYPDRPVICFSGDGGFLMGAVEMATAMKYGINVVAVVVNDGALSAIKGSQQKGCEGRTIDTDLLNPNFVEFAQSFGAYAKRVENLGDFKDTLRDALAAEKPALIEVMLQERQDDIVNVIGWLMSEPLRTSTF, from the coding sequence GTGAAAGGCGGAGATATAATTATTGAATGTCTGAAAGCCCAAGGCGTTTCGGCGGTTTTCGGAATGCCCGGCACCCAAAATATCCAAATCTACGATGCCCTACTGCGACGCGGTACAGGCACGATCGATCACTACCTTGTCCGACATGAATACGCGGCGACGCAGATGGCGGATGGTTTCGCACGCGCCACTGGAGAAGTCGGTGTTGCTATCACTGTGCCTGGACCGGGTGCCAGCAATGCATCAACGGGAATTTTAGAGGCGTTCACGGATTGCGCCCCTGTTCTGCTGATTACGGGACAGAGCGATTCCAGTCTCTACAGCAAACATCCGAGCAAAATGTTCCACGGCTTGGACCAGATGCGGTTTTTCGAGTCGATTACAAAGTATTGCGCGATCGCACACACCGTCGCTGAGATTCCTGTCGTCATCGAAAACGCCTTTAAAGCGATGCGTAGTGGGAGACCGGGACCCACCTTCTTGGAATTTCCGATGGATGTCGTCACTGGTGAAGGAGAGGTCCGAATCCCGCCGCGTGTCGAACGCACTGAACTATCCCCGCCGGACGATGCATCGCTGCGTACGGCAGTGGAAACGATTCGTAACGCCAAGATGCCCCTGATTTTCGCCGGTTCCGCTGTCTTTCATTCAAACGCCCGAAACGAGTTACGTCTCCTCGCCGAAAAACTGAACGCACCTGTCATTGTTACCCGTAATGCCAAAGGCGTTTTGTCGGAGGACCATCCGTTGGCACTGCAAATTTGCTATGGTTACCTCGGACGCGAGGCGCTCGAACGTACGGATTGTTTGATCGGTATCGGACCGCGTTTTACCTCCATCGACACCCGAAATTGGAGTTTGGAACTACCGCAACCCTTCATCCAAATAGACGAAGATGCCGACGAAATCGGGCTTGAATACCCGTGCGACATAGGTGTGGTGGGTGATCTGAAGTTGACGTTGCAGGCACTCATTGAGGACGTTGCCCCGGGTGAAAACGGGTGGGATGAGACGCTTGCGCACCTCCGCACGGCATTCGATGCACAGCCGCCGTTGCCGGTCATTCACGAATTCCAGGACGTGCTTCCACGGGACACGATCTATGCCATTGATGTCCATGCGCTCGGTTATGCCTCTTTCGGTGAATTTCCGATCTACGATCCTCGGACGTTCCTCTATCCGAATATCGGGGTCGCCTTAGGACATGCGTATCCTGCGGCTATCGGTGCTAAGGTCGCCTACCCCGATCGACCTGTTATCTGTTTCAGTGGCGATGGTGGGTTCCTGATGGGAGCCGTGGAAATGGCGACCGCGATGAAATACGGCATCAACGTCGTCGCGGTTGTGGTGAACGACGGTGCTTTGTCAGCGATTAAGGGATCCCAGCAGAAAGGGTGTGAGGGACGCACGATCGACACGGATCTGCTCAATCCGAATTTCGTCGAATTCGCACAGTCCTTCGGTGCGTATGCCAAGCGGGTCGAGAATTTGGGGGATTTCAAGGACACTTTACGGGACGCGCTCGCCGCAGAAAAACCGGCACTCATCGAGGTGATGTTGCAAGAACGGCAGGACGATATCGTCAACGTCATTGGATGGTTGATGTCCGAACCGCTCCGAACATCCACTTTCTAA
- a CDS encoding rhodanese-like domain-containing protein → MGHIEFYQAKLNYETDSWDLFEALNNGEPIVVIDARSPEAYALEHIPTAINIPHRTMSEATTRELDKSKVYVTYCDGIGCNASTKGALNMAKLGFQVKELMGGLDWWKRDGYETKGEQGASGSQVTCGC, encoded by the coding sequence ATGGGACACATCGAATTTTATCAGGCGAAACTCAATTACGAAACCGATTCCTGGGATCTCTTTGAAGCACTCAATAATGGGGAACCCATCGTCGTCATAGACGCACGCTCCCCAGAGGCGTATGCCCTTGAACACATTCCGACAGCAATAAATATCCCACATCGAACAATGTCCGAGGCAACGACAAGAGAACTCGATAAATCCAAGGTGTACGTGACCTACTGCGATGGTATCGGTTGCAACGCCTCCACCAAAGGTGCCTTAAATATGGCGAAATTGGGGTTTCAGGTTAAGGAGTTGATGGGCGGTTTAGACTGGTGGAAACGTGATGGCTACGAAACAAAAGGCGAGCAAGGTGCTTCGGGTTCGCAAGTTACGTGTGGGTGTTAA
- a CDS encoding sugar phosphate isomerase/epimerase — translation MKLGLVTYNMAKDWDVATIIENCVETGFSGVELRTTHAHGVEVDLSASERAAIKQQFADSPIEIAGLGSAFDYHATDQAVVRRNIAGTKAYSQLAADVGAPGVKVRPNGLPNEVPVEKTLEQIGLALRECGEFAANLGVQIRLEVHGGGTSELPHIRTIIDVADHENVYVCWNSNFGEVEDGSILNNFNYVRGRIGLVHITELHRREYPWRELFTLLKESGYSDYCLAEIAGSSDPIRVMNFYRALWEELSS, via the coding sequence ATGAAACTTGGTTTAGTTACGTATAATATGGCAAAAGATTGGGATGTCGCTACAATCATCGAAAACTGCGTAGAGACAGGATTCTCAGGTGTGGAATTGCGGACAACACATGCCCACGGCGTTGAAGTTGACCTCTCCGCAAGTGAACGAGCGGCGATAAAGCAGCAATTTGCTGACTCTCCGATCGAGATCGCCGGTTTAGGTTCCGCATTTGACTATCATGCCACCGATCAAGCAGTGGTTCGCAGGAATATAGCGGGGACAAAGGCGTATTCTCAACTCGCCGCCGATGTCGGCGCACCCGGCGTGAAAGTGCGTCCGAATGGATTGCCCAACGAAGTACCCGTCGAAAAGACCTTGGAACAGATCGGGTTGGCATTGCGCGAGTGTGGCGAATTCGCCGCGAATCTCGGTGTGCAGATTCGGTTAGAAGTGCACGGGGGTGGCACCTCTGAACTCCCACATATCCGCACAATTATTGATGTCGCCGACCATGAGAATGTCTATGTCTGCTGGAATTCCAATTTCGGTGAAGTAGAAGACGGTTCCATTCTAAACAACTTCAACTACGTGAGAGGCAGAATCGGCTTGGTGCATATCACGGAGCTACATCGACGTGAGTATCCGTGGCGGGAACTCTTCACATTGCTGAAAGAGTCCGGATATTCGGATTACTGCTTAGCAGAGATCGCAGGAAGCTCGGATCCCATCCGTGTGATGAATTTCTATCGAGCGTTGTGGGAAGAATTATCAAGCTAA